The genome window aaggagaggatcagggtgtgacaaggagagggggtggagcaggtgagaattctaccactaaaccaccaatgccctggagggaaggtggtgtttTATGTAaacgtaaaagtgatttatgtaaatagacagcagtggttatgtaaatagaatacagtggttatgtaaatagaatgcagtgttaagcaggggggatttaaaccaaatgaaacagaaggggtttttaaaagcagaattagaagataccaacaatccCTGCCCACCTCCACCCCTCTATTTTGGGACCACCTTGTAGTGGAAGGATGTCTGCAGTTGCTGGTTACCACCAGTAAAGACTGTCTTCCATGAATGTGTCACTGCTTAATCCAGCCCTCCCGCCCTCCCCCAGACCCCTAGTGTCCACTCACCAAGCCCagttccttctccctacccctaCCCCAGGCCAGGCCCTCCTCTACCAGGTCCTTCTCCCTCCTAGCACCTGCTCATCTGATATTCCCTCGCCCTGACCAGACCACACCACATTTGCCCAGGTCCTCAGCAGTTTCAGAGTGTGGGGTGTGGgtattgggggtggggtaggtcTGAAGTTCTGTCGGGACCCTAGAAAGCAGGGAGTGTCTTTCAGACAACCCAGCCTGGCTTTGGAGTAAGGAGGGAGGCCTGGTGAGGCCAGAAGTGGGCACTGTGGTGGGTGTGTGGGCAGAAGGCTGTGGAACCTGAACCAGGAATGGCCTTTGTGGTCCCCATCCTGTGACTGTAACCAAGCTGCCCCTAGTGCCAGGGTCCAGGGCAATGTATGGGGTAggggctgggggaaggggggTCCAGGGAAGCCTGCTGAGCACAGTAGAGCGAGCTAGAGTCTCCCGTGGTTCTGCGGTATGAATACCTGTGTCAATGTGTACACACAATGTGTAAGTGTGCCAACATGTgagagcatatgtgcacatgtctgtgtgtgtttgagtgtgagtgCCTGCCTAACTTTCCAGATGCTCAGAGACACTGAGTGTGTCTCTGTGGCCTCAGGTTGGATGGGGGTTGGACTGGAGTGAAGGATATAGGGGGACCAGCCAGGGGGGCCATGCTGGAATGGGGGCTAGAGGGAATTATCAGCATGAGAGGACCATGGTTGCGGGGGTGCTGCTGTGGTGGAGGCAGTTGGAGGCCTGGATTCCATTTCTGAGTAGACCTGAGCCTGTGGCTGTGGGGTGAAAGTGAGGTCTCCATCTCCTGCTGTGTATAGCTAGGGTCTCTCACATTATTTCAGTGGAACCCCTTTTCCCCCATTCAGATAGATAGCTATATgacaacactggagcttcctctggggcCATGGCATCTCCATTTGGTtctggagcttgaacttgggctgaGTAGATGGCAAGACAGgttccctacccagtgagctatctctccaacccttaGCCtcctatatttgtttttttaaaaaaacatttttattatctttatttattcattggctagagacagccagaaatcgagagggaagggagtagtagagagggagagaggtgccaggtggtggtgtacctggttgagtgcccatgttacaatgtgcaaggacctgggtttgaacccctcgtctccacctgcagtgggaaagctttgtgagtagtgaagcagtgttgcaagtgtctgtctccctctctattacccccttccctcttgatttctggctatccctacccaattaataataaaaagagagggggagagagacagaaagattcctgtatctctgcttcaccacttgtgaagccttccccttgcaggtggggactaggggcttgaacctgggtccttgtgcattgtaacatgtgtactcaacaaggtgtgccaccacccggcccctgcctccTGTATTTGTGCTTGAAATTCAGCCTTCTGTGGGCAGTGACTCCCATCCCCTCTTACTCTCCCTCCTGACCAGCTCTTGAAGGGGCTTTGGGGAGCACAGTACCATAAGCCCAGTGCAGTGGGTCGGCCCAGGACTTTCCCTCCAACAAGCTCTGTGCCCTGACTCCTGCcaaccaccccactcccacctcccacgtCTCCCCTGCTCTGATTCAGGGTGGCCATGGCTGCTGGGTGCTCTGTCCTTGttctgcctcccacccccacagcAGGGTGTCCCCACCTGAGCCTCCCTCTGGCTCAGTCACACCACTGAGAATGTGCCCCTTTGGTCCTCCTATGTTCATGGCTCTGCAGCTGCCTGGCACAGCCTCCCTGGGTTGCCTCCTCTTCTTCCACCCTAGGGTCCTGTTGGATGTggacccccctcctcctcctgaggGCCCGCCCACTGCCAGCACAGGATGGGGATGGGTGGGCCACAAAACCCAGGGTTTGTTTCAAGTGCAGAAGTCACTGGTTGGGACCTATGGGAGCTGCAAGAAGTCTCAGGAACCAAGGACCTGCCAGGAGGGAGGGCTCATCCAGGCAGCTGTGTCCTGTCAcagggggagatgggggaggcCCTGTGGGTATATTACAAAAGGCAGTTGATGAGGCTGAAATGAGTAATGCGAGCAGGGGACTTTTTGGAAGGTAACTAAGGAAGTGCAGTGTCCACGGGGCTGTGGAGGGCTGGGTGGGCTCCAGAGAGACAGACCTTCCCTGGAGGACTTTACTCACCCCAGCTCACTGGCTAGGTGCCTACTcaggcccagcccccagcaggggCAGCCTGGGACAGTGTGATGGTCTTCAAGGCCAGCAGGCTGCTGGAGGACTGGGAGTGACCGGAGCTGCACACCAAGTGGCCCAGGCTGGATGGGCAGGGGCGTGGGGCCCCGATCCCTGGGATATGCTGCCGGCGCTGCCGGAAATTCTGGGTGAGCAGTGTGTAGAGGAAGGGATTCACGCAGCTGTTAGCATAGGTGAGACAGGTGGTCAGGTAGTTCACGATGCGTGCGGATCGGGGGGCCAGCGGCAGGACCCCCCTGTATTGGGCCAGGAGCTGCCACAGCCAGAAGGGCAGGAAGCAGGCCCAGAAGAGCAGCACGATGCCCAAGAGGAGGCGCGGCACCCGTGGATTGGGCAGCCGCTGTGGCCGGGCCAGGGATGCCTGCTGGGAGTGCCAGTAGGCCCACGCTAGGCGGCCATAGAGCAGCGCAATGACCAGACCAGGCCCCACGATGCTGGTGCTGAAGAGCAGTGTGAGGTAGGCGCGGTGGGCATGTGGGCCCCACGACGGCAGGCAGAGGTGCTTGGGACCCTGGCGCACCAGCCGGATGGCCAACATCATGGGCAATGCCAGCagcagtgccagcacccagctgcCCAGTGCCAGCCGCTTCTGGTGGCTCTTGGAGCGGCGCAGGGTGTCCAGTGGCCGCAGCACGGCAGCACAGCGCTCGCCACTCATGACGGTCAGTGTAAAGATGCTGGCGTGCATGGTTAAGAAGTCTAGGCTGAAGAGCACACGGCAGCCCGCCGTGCCgaagtgccactgcctggtgaCATAGGTGGCCACAATGAAGGGGATGCCCAGCAGGTAGAGCAGGTCAGCCAGCGCCAGGCTGACCACATAGACACGCAAGGAGGCAGCAGCATGGGGGCAGCGGCAGGTGGCCACCAGTGTGTACACGTTGCCAACCATACCCACTAGGCCCATGGCTGAGAGCAGTGCCCCAAGGGTGCCCACAGCCACCAGGTCCTCCAGGGTGCTGGGCTGTGTCGGGCTGGCCCACGAGCTGTTGGGGGGTGTACTGGGGCTGTCCATGAGGCCTAGCTCCTCGGGGATGCTACCCACCGGCTCTGGATTCAGTGCCATCTCTGCTGCCAGGTCCTAGGCATGTAGATGAGCCAGGGCATCTGTGGGCACCAGCTGGTCCTGTGGACAAGACACCCAGTAAATATGTGGGCCAGGCACTCCTGCCTTTGCCAGGAGGCTATGATGAGTTCAGTGCTCAGGGGGCTACTGGAGAATGGGGTTCACCAGTCCCTCCACATTCTGAGAGCCTGACAGTTTAGAACCATCCAGGATTTCACTTTCCAGAGATCTGGAGGATATAGAACCACCAGGCCCAGCTGTCCCTGTGTGTGCCCTGGAGGGGTCCCCTCCCTCCAGCTGTGGAGCTAGTCCAAAGGTCTCTGAGGGTTTCTAATCTTCTCTGAAAGCTAGAGCACAGCAGGGAAGTCCTGAGAGGTTGGCAGCACATGGGCAGAGTGCTCTCTAGGTCTCACTTTTCCACAGGGCTATTGGCCTGCTCACCTAGGTCTCACTTTTTTCATTTGTGAAGAAACCATGTTACCCTCTTCCTCccagtttgttttttcttcttgacagcgaaaaaagaaaagtcttgctcagttctgatttgaaAGTTTATGTTGGGAAAATGGTATTGAGCCCTGTTGTCCCAGTTTATCCAGTGGGGATACAAGTCTTGTGTCctctctgtattctcccctccaccatgCCCACATACAAGCAACTCCAGGGGGGACTGCTTATACCAGATCgggttgaggggctgggtggtggtgcatctggtagagtgcatgaattgcagtgcacaaggacctgggtttaagcccccagtccctacctgcagggagacagatgtgttgcatgtctctctctcccccttctcttccaacttctctctatctctatccaaaataaacaaaatatgtatatattattattatttgcctctagggttattgccggggctcggtgcctgcaccatgaatccactgctcctggaggtcattttttctcttttgttaccctggttgctttaccattgttgtggttattattatcattgttattgatgtcattgtcattggataggacagagaaatggagagaggaggggaagacagagagggggagagaaagatagatacctgcagacttgcttcaccacctgtgaagtgactcccctacaagtgaggagccaggggctcgaactgggatccttcagccagtccttgcactttgcactgcctgtgcttaacccactgcgctacttcccgaccccctatttattttatttttatattttattaattggatagaggcagagaaatcaatGGGGatggggagttagggagagagagacatcagtttaccctctgcaggtgggaactagagtttttttttttctttattggaggattaatggtaaaatacaatagtttgtactagggtcttgaacctgggtccctgagcattgtaacatgtgttctctgccaggtgtgccaccaccgcttGGTAcaaacaagatatatatatatatatatttaaaaatcaggTTAACCATTCTGGAAGAATTGGGAAACTGTCTGCATGGCCTTGGGTGGGCAGTGTCCTTTCCTAAAGGACCAACAACACTTGCAGTAAATGACCAGCCAGGGgccaggaaaacagcataatggttctgcagaagactttcattctCAGGGCTCCACAGCCCagccaccaccataagctatagctgaacagtgctctggtcaataaataaataaacattaaggcATAAAAAGTCAAATATATAAAGACCAAT of Erinaceus europaeus chromosome 14, mEriEur2.1, whole genome shotgun sequence contains these proteins:
- the UTS2R gene encoding urotensin-2 receptor, with product MALNPEPVGSIPEELGLMDSPSTPPNSSWASPTQPSTLEDLVAVGTLGALLSAMGLVGMVGNVYTLVATCRCPHAAASLRVYVVSLALADLLYLLGIPFIVATYVTRQWHFGTAGCRVLFSLDFLTMHASIFTLTVMSGERCAAVLRPLDTLRRSKSHQKRLALGSWVLALLLALPMMLAIRLVRQGPKHLCLPSWGPHAHRAYLTLLFSTSIVGPGLVIALLYGRLAWAYWHSQQASLARPQRLPNPRVPRLLLGIVLLFWACFLPFWLWQLLAQYRGVLPLAPRSARIVNYLTTCLTYANSCVNPFLYTLLTQNFRQRRQHIPGIGAPRPCPSSLGHLVCSSGHSQSSSSLLALKTITLSQAAPAGGWA